Proteins found in one Poecilia reticulata strain Guanapo linkage group LG6, Guppy_female_1.0+MT, whole genome shotgun sequence genomic segment:
- the ush1c gene encoding harmonin isoform X3, whose amino-acid sequence MERKVAREFRHKVELLIENEAEKDYLYDVLRMYHQSMELRVLVGDLKLVINEPKRLPLFDAIRPLIPLKHQVEYDQFTPKRSRKLKEVRLDRTQRDGLGLSVRGGLEFGCGLYISQIVKDGQAYNVGLQVGDEIVRINGYSISSCIHEEVISLIKTKKIVSLKVRHVGMIPVKSSSDEPLKWQFVDQFVSESGEKRSSVAGLASLGGKEIKEKKVFLSLVGTKGMGISISSGPTQKPGIYISNVKPGSLSAEVGLEAGDQIVEVNGVDFTTLDHREAVKVLKSSRSLTITVLTGAGSELFMTDEERLAAEARREVERQELMHQKKVAMETNKIIKEQQEKERQRKMEISQKVAEEEERYKSEMEKIEAAEKKHDRDWEEDWGSKDRAKSPRASKSPSPEIKPPKAKSSLDGATSFIEEEEEEDDEEDSQGFQKYVDDFDPYSMFSSDQIDGRDVRLLKIKKAGQLDIALEGGAESPLGKLVVSSVYEGGAADKHGGIVPGDELMAVNGKILIDASLEEGQNSLARAWNSGGDWIDVVIAVSPPKDYEDEVTFF is encoded by the exons GTGGAACTGCTGATTGAAAATGAGGCAGAGAAGGATTACCTTTATGATGTTCTCCGCATGTATCACCA gtCTATGGAATTGCGGGTGCTGGTGGGAGACCTGAAACTGGTCATCAACGAACCAAAACGGCTTCCGCTGTTCGATGCGATCCGGCCTCTGATCCCACTCAAACACCAAGTCGAGTACGACCAGTTCACACCCAAGAGGTCACG GAAGCTGAAAGAGGTGCGTTTGGATCGAACGCAGCGCGACGGACTGGGTCTCAGCGTTCGAGGAGGACTAGAGTTTGGCTGTGGACTCTACATTTCACAGATTGTCAAAGATGGACAAGCTTACAATGTTGGCCTTCAG GTGGGTGATGAGATCGTGCGAATCAATGGCTACTCCATCTCCTCCTGCATCCACGAAGAGGTCATCAGTCTCATCAAGACCAAGAAGATTGTCTCACTCAAAGTTCGCC ATGTGGGGATGATCCCAGTAAAAAG CTCATCTGATGAACCCTTGAAGTGGCAGTTTGTGGACCAGTTTGTGTCCGAGTCCGGG GAGAAGAGAAGCAGTGTGGCCGGCTTGGCGTCTCTTGGTGGGAAGGAGATCAAGGAGAAGAAGGTTTTCCTCAGTCTTGTGGGAACTAAGGGTATGGGCATCAGCATCTCAAGCGGCCCAACCCAGAAACCTGGGATCTACATCAGCAACGTCAAGCCAGGCTCTCTCTCTGCTGAAGTTGGACTTGAG GCTGGAGACCAGATCGTGGAGGTGAATGGAGTGGATTTCACCACGCTGGACCACAGAGAG GCTGTGAAAGTCCTGAAGAGCAGCAGGAGTCTCACTATCACGGTTCTGACAGGAGCT GGAAGTGAGCTGTTTATGACAGACGAGGAGCGCCTTGCAGCCGAAGCCCGCCGGGAGGTGGAGAGGCAGGAACTGATGCATCAGAAGAAGGTTGCAATGGAGACCAACAAAATCATTAAAGAGCAGCAGGAGAAGGAGAGACA GAGAAAGATGGAGATCTCCCAGAAAGTagcggaggaagaggagcgctATAAGAGCGAgatggaaaa GATTGAAGCTGCAGAAAAGAAACACGACAGAGATTGGGAGGAGGACTGGGGATCCAAAGACAGAGCAAAGAGTCCCCGCGCTTCAAAGAGCCCCTCACCGGAGATTAAACCTCCAAAGGCCAAGAGTTCAC TTGATGGAGCCACCTCCTTCatagaggaagaggaggaggaagatgatgagGAAGACAGCCAA ggATTTCAGAAATACGTGGACGACTTTGATCCGTACTCCATG TTTTCCTCAGACCAGATAGATGGACGAGATGTGAgattgctaaaaataaaaaag gccGGACAACTTGACATTGCTCTGGAAGGTGGAGCTGAGTCTCCTCTTGGAAAGTTGGTGGTGTCTTCAGTGTATGAAGGCGGTGCAGCCGATAAGCACG gAGGGATCGTTCCCGGTGACGAACTCATGGCTGTCAATGGGAAGATCCTGATTGATGCTAGTTTAGAAGAGGGACAAAACTCTCTGGCTCGGGCCTGGAACAGTGGAGGG GACTGGATTGATGTGGTGATTGCTGTGTCCCCTCCAAAGGATTATGAAGATGAAgt GACATTCTTCTAA
- the ush1c gene encoding harmonin isoform X5 yields the protein MERKVAREFRHKVELLIENEAEKDYLYDVLRMYHQSMELRVLVGDLKLVINEPKRLPLFDAIRPLIPLKHQVEYDQFTPKRSRKLKEVRLDRTQRDGLGLSVRGGLEFGCGLYISQIVKDGQAYNVGLQVGDEIVRINGYSISSCIHEEVISLIKTKKIVSLKVRHVGMIPVKSSSDEPLKWQFVDQFVSESGEKRSSVAGLASLGGKEIKEKKVFLSLVGTKGMGISISSGPTQKPGIYISNVKPGSLSAEVGLEAGDQIVEVNGVDFTTLDHREAVKVLKSSRSLTITVLTGAGSELFMTDEERLAAEARREVERQELMHQKKVAMETNKIIKEQQEKERQRKMEISQKVAEEEERYKSEMEKIEAAEKKHDRDWEEDWGSKDRAKSPRASKSPSPEIKPPKAKSSLDGATSFIEEEEEEDDEEDSQHLAGFIDTRGSCLHCERYSELVVLCEVDLNSLPSNLTFSSNGWK from the exons GTGGAACTGCTGATTGAAAATGAGGCAGAGAAGGATTACCTTTATGATGTTCTCCGCATGTATCACCA gtCTATGGAATTGCGGGTGCTGGTGGGAGACCTGAAACTGGTCATCAACGAACCAAAACGGCTTCCGCTGTTCGATGCGATCCGGCCTCTGATCCCACTCAAACACCAAGTCGAGTACGACCAGTTCACACCCAAGAGGTCACG GAAGCTGAAAGAGGTGCGTTTGGATCGAACGCAGCGCGACGGACTGGGTCTCAGCGTTCGAGGAGGACTAGAGTTTGGCTGTGGACTCTACATTTCACAGATTGTCAAAGATGGACAAGCTTACAATGTTGGCCTTCAG GTGGGTGATGAGATCGTGCGAATCAATGGCTACTCCATCTCCTCCTGCATCCACGAAGAGGTCATCAGTCTCATCAAGACCAAGAAGATTGTCTCACTCAAAGTTCGCC ATGTGGGGATGATCCCAGTAAAAAG CTCATCTGATGAACCCTTGAAGTGGCAGTTTGTGGACCAGTTTGTGTCCGAGTCCGGG GAGAAGAGAAGCAGTGTGGCCGGCTTGGCGTCTCTTGGTGGGAAGGAGATCAAGGAGAAGAAGGTTTTCCTCAGTCTTGTGGGAACTAAGGGTATGGGCATCAGCATCTCAAGCGGCCCAACCCAGAAACCTGGGATCTACATCAGCAACGTCAAGCCAGGCTCTCTCTCTGCTGAAGTTGGACTTGAG GCTGGAGACCAGATCGTGGAGGTGAATGGAGTGGATTTCACCACGCTGGACCACAGAGAG GCTGTGAAAGTCCTGAAGAGCAGCAGGAGTCTCACTATCACGGTTCTGACAGGAGCT GGAAGTGAGCTGTTTATGACAGACGAGGAGCGCCTTGCAGCCGAAGCCCGCCGGGAGGTGGAGAGGCAGGAACTGATGCATCAGAAGAAGGTTGCAATGGAGACCAACAAAATCATTAAAGAGCAGCAGGAGAAGGAGAGACA GAGAAAGATGGAGATCTCCCAGAAAGTagcggaggaagaggagcgctATAAGAGCGAgatggaaaa GATTGAAGCTGCAGAAAAGAAACACGACAGAGATTGGGAGGAGGACTGGGGATCCAAAGACAGAGCAAAGAGTCCCCGCGCTTCAAAGAGCCCCTCACCGGAGATTAAACCTCCAAAGGCCAAGAGTTCAC TTGATGGAGCCACCTCCTTCatagaggaagaggaggaggaagatgatgagGAAGACAGCCAA CATTTGGCTGGTTTTATCGATACGAGGGGAAGCTGCCTTCACTGCGAAAGGTACAGTGAGCTGGTTGTGTTGTGTGAAGTGGATCTGAACAGTTTACCTTCAAATCTGACGTTTAGCTCAAATGGTTGGAAATGA
- the ush1c gene encoding harmonin isoform X1 — MERKVAREFRHKVELLIENEAEKDYLYDVLRMYHQSMELRVLVGDLKLVINEPKRLPLFDAIRPLIPLKHQVEYDQFTPKRSRKLKEVRLDRTQRDGLGLSVRGGLEFGCGLYISQIVKDGQAYNVGLQVGDEIVRINGYSISSCIHEEVISLIKTKKIVSLKVRHVGMIPVKSSSDEPLKWQFVDQFVSESGEKRSSVAGLASLGGKEIKEKKVFLSLVGTKGMGISISSGPTQKPGIYISNVKPGSLSAEVGLEAGDQIVEVNGVDFTTLDHREAVKVLKSSRSLTITVLTGAGSELFMTDEERLAAEARREVERQELMHQKKVAMETNKIIKEQQEKERQRKMEISQKVAEEEERYKSEMEKIEAAEKKHDRDWEEDWGSKDRAKSPRASKSPSPEIKPPKAKSSLDGATSFIEEEEEEDDEEDSQGFQKYVDDFDPYSMFSSDQIDGRDVRLLKIKKAGQLDIALEGGAESPLGKLVVSSVYEGGAADKHGGIVPGDELMAVNGKILIDASLEEGQNSLARAWNSGGDWIDVVIAVSPPKDYEDEVPKSASVSPTVNRKVFEGSATLYRHGYQLQH, encoded by the exons GTGGAACTGCTGATTGAAAATGAGGCAGAGAAGGATTACCTTTATGATGTTCTCCGCATGTATCACCA gtCTATGGAATTGCGGGTGCTGGTGGGAGACCTGAAACTGGTCATCAACGAACCAAAACGGCTTCCGCTGTTCGATGCGATCCGGCCTCTGATCCCACTCAAACACCAAGTCGAGTACGACCAGTTCACACCCAAGAGGTCACG GAAGCTGAAAGAGGTGCGTTTGGATCGAACGCAGCGCGACGGACTGGGTCTCAGCGTTCGAGGAGGACTAGAGTTTGGCTGTGGACTCTACATTTCACAGATTGTCAAAGATGGACAAGCTTACAATGTTGGCCTTCAG GTGGGTGATGAGATCGTGCGAATCAATGGCTACTCCATCTCCTCCTGCATCCACGAAGAGGTCATCAGTCTCATCAAGACCAAGAAGATTGTCTCACTCAAAGTTCGCC ATGTGGGGATGATCCCAGTAAAAAG CTCATCTGATGAACCCTTGAAGTGGCAGTTTGTGGACCAGTTTGTGTCCGAGTCCGGG GAGAAGAGAAGCAGTGTGGCCGGCTTGGCGTCTCTTGGTGGGAAGGAGATCAAGGAGAAGAAGGTTTTCCTCAGTCTTGTGGGAACTAAGGGTATGGGCATCAGCATCTCAAGCGGCCCAACCCAGAAACCTGGGATCTACATCAGCAACGTCAAGCCAGGCTCTCTCTCTGCTGAAGTTGGACTTGAG GCTGGAGACCAGATCGTGGAGGTGAATGGAGTGGATTTCACCACGCTGGACCACAGAGAG GCTGTGAAAGTCCTGAAGAGCAGCAGGAGTCTCACTATCACGGTTCTGACAGGAGCT GGAAGTGAGCTGTTTATGACAGACGAGGAGCGCCTTGCAGCCGAAGCCCGCCGGGAGGTGGAGAGGCAGGAACTGATGCATCAGAAGAAGGTTGCAATGGAGACCAACAAAATCATTAAAGAGCAGCAGGAGAAGGAGAGACA GAGAAAGATGGAGATCTCCCAGAAAGTagcggaggaagaggagcgctATAAGAGCGAgatggaaaa GATTGAAGCTGCAGAAAAGAAACACGACAGAGATTGGGAGGAGGACTGGGGATCCAAAGACAGAGCAAAGAGTCCCCGCGCTTCAAAGAGCCCCTCACCGGAGATTAAACCTCCAAAGGCCAAGAGTTCAC TTGATGGAGCCACCTCCTTCatagaggaagaggaggaggaagatgatgagGAAGACAGCCAA ggATTTCAGAAATACGTGGACGACTTTGATCCGTACTCCATG TTTTCCTCAGACCAGATAGATGGACGAGATGTGAgattgctaaaaataaaaaag gccGGACAACTTGACATTGCTCTGGAAGGTGGAGCTGAGTCTCCTCTTGGAAAGTTGGTGGTGTCTTCAGTGTATGAAGGCGGTGCAGCCGATAAGCACG gAGGGATCGTTCCCGGTGACGAACTCATGGCTGTCAATGGGAAGATCCTGATTGATGCTAGTTTAGAAGAGGGACAAAACTCTCTGGCTCGGGCCTGGAACAGTGGAGGG GACTGGATTGATGTGGTGATTGCTGTGTCCCCTCCAAAGGATTATGAAGATGAAgt CCCTAAGTCAGCATCAGTCAGTCCCACTGTGAACAGAAAGGTGTTTGAAGGCAGTGCAACACTTTACAGACATGGCTATCAGCTTCAGCACTAG
- the ush1c gene encoding harmonin isoform X4, with translation MPQKGEKKKKKKKMSNTDTLQEQRKNKKEMEFELKLAREKEEMQEREKQLKINRLVQEVSETEREDLEESEKVQHWVERLCQTRLEQISCVENESPELSPPRSPGSEPRVKHFPGGFNLATTDLDDINLDEVDQSLRGPLKKLVPTQPTTNQPPPPLPRPPPSPKLNPTIPKYSPPLPRVSPQRRPPSSPSPRKPPSSPSTLTHRGRKPRAHPQHTQPRRPPPSNYPPPSHTSRPPSSPQPTPHPHPPPPPPPPPPPPPPPPPPPQHSEEREYRQHHHHHHHHFQHPPSPPEHRSEWETGGYLPRGGIYASNTSEMSHPSSPKVMRNTSHVSHISSSSSQLQLAPSPPNQRRQMAPVMSKPVMLPQSQANRPDPLRPAVRSDGLGFQKYVDDFDPYSMFSSDQIDGRDVRLLKIKKAGQLDIALEGGAESPLGKLVVSSVYEGGAADKHGGIVPGDELMAVNGKILIDASLEEGQNSLARAWNSGGDWIDVVIAVSPPKDYEDEVPKSASVSPTVNRKVFEGSATLYRHGYQLQH, from the exons ATGCCtcagaaaggagaaaagaagaagaagaaaaagaaaatgtccaaCACAGACACACTGCAGGAGCAGAGAAAGAACAAGAAGGAGATGGAGTTTGAGCTGAAACTTGCcagagagaaggaagaaatgCAAGAACGGGAGAAACAACTAAAGATCAATCGGCTGGTTCAGGAG GTCTCAGAGACTGAAAGGGAAGACTTGGAGGAGTCTGAGAAAGTGCAGCACTGGGTGGAGCGACTGTGTCAGACTCGGTTGGAGCAGATCTCTTGTGTGGAGAATGAATCCCCAGAG CTCTCCCCGCCTCGTTCTCCTGGCTCAGAGCCAAGGGTGAAGCATTTTCCTGGTGGTTTCAACCTAGCAACCACTGATCTGGACGACATAAACCTGGACGAGGTGGACCAGAGCCTGAGGGGACCTCTTAAAAAACTAGTCCCGACTCAGCCCACCACAAATCAACCTCCACCTCCCTTGCCTCGCCCCCCACCCTCACCCAAACTGAACCCAACAATCCCTAAGTACTCCCCGCCCTTACCTAGAGTATCCCCACAGCGCCGGCCTCCTTCTTCCCCCAGTCCTAGGAARCCTCCATCCTCTCCATCCACTCTGACACACAGGGGGCGCAAGCCTCGCGCACATCCCCAACATACACAACCGCGCCGCCCGCCTCCCTCCAACTACCCTCCGCCATCTCACACGTCAAGACCCCCATCGTCCCCTCAGCCCACGCCACATCCCCATCCTccgcctccccctcctcctccgccaccacctcctcctcctccgccccCTCCCCCACAGCACTCTGAAGAACGTGAATACCGCCagcatcaccaccaccaccaccaccacttccAACATCCTCCCAGCCCTCCCGAACACAGAAGCGAGTGGGAAACAGGCGGCTACCTCCCCAGAGGGGGGATTTATGCATCCAACACCAGTGAAATGTCTCACCCCTCAAGTCCAAAG GTGATGAGAAACACCTCCCATGTCAGTCATATTTCCAGTTCAAGCAGTCAGCTG CAGCTGGCTCCCAGTCCCCCTAACCAGCGGCGTCAGATGGCTCCCGTCATGTCAAAGCCCGTCATGCTGCCGCAGTCGCAGGCCAACCGGCCAGATCCGCTCCGACCTGCTGTCCGTTCTGATGGCCTG ggATTTCAGAAATACGTGGACGACTTTGATCCGTACTCCATG TTTTCCTCAGACCAGATAGATGGACGAGATGTGAgattgctaaaaataaaaaag gccGGACAACTTGACATTGCTCTGGAAGGTGGAGCTGAGTCTCCTCTTGGAAAGTTGGTGGTGTCTTCAGTGTATGAAGGCGGTGCAGCCGATAAGCACG gAGGGATCGTTCCCGGTGACGAACTCATGGCTGTCAATGGGAAGATCCTGATTGATGCTAGTTTAGAAGAGGGACAAAACTCTCTGGCTCGGGCCTGGAACAGTGGAGGG GACTGGATTGATGTGGTGATTGCTGTGTCCCCTCCAAAGGATTATGAAGATGAAgt CCCTAAGTCAGCATCAGTCAGTCCCACTGTGAACAGAAAGGTGTTTGAAGGCAGTGCAACACTTTACAGACATGGCTATCAGCTTCAGCACTAG
- the ush1c gene encoding harmonin isoform X2, with amino-acid sequence MPQKGEKKKKKKKMSNTDTLQEQRKNKKEMEFELKLAREKEEMQEREKQLKINRLVQEVSETEREDLEESEKVQHWVERLCQTRLEQISCVENESPELSPPRSPGSEPRVKHFPGGFNLATTDLDDINLDEVDQSLRGPLKKLVPTQPTTNQPPPPLPRPPPSPKLNPTIPKYSPPLPRVSPQRRPPSSPSPRKPPSSPSTLTHRGRKPRAHPQHTQPRRPPPSNYPPPSHTSRPPSSPQPTPHPHPPPPPPPPPPPPPPPPPPPQHSEEREYRQHHHHHHHHFQHPPSPPEHRSEWETGGYLPRGGIYASNTSEMSHPSSPKVMRNTSHVSHISSSSSQLQLAPSPPNQRRQMAPVMSKPVMLPQSQANRPDPLRPAVRSDGLPPEMLKRMVPFNSSFKSNNKQGFQKYVDDFDPYSMFSSDQIDGRDVRLLKIKKAGQLDIALEGGAESPLGKLVVSSVYEGGAADKHGGIVPGDELMAVNGKILIDASLEEGQNSLARAWNSGGDWIDVVIAVSPPKDYEDEVPKSASVSPTVNRKVFEGSATLYRHGYQLQH; translated from the exons ATGCCtcagaaaggagaaaagaagaagaagaaaaagaaaatgtccaaCACAGACACACTGCAGGAGCAGAGAAAGAACAAGAAGGAGATGGAGTTTGAGCTGAAACTTGCcagagagaaggaagaaatgCAAGAACGGGAGAAACAACTAAAGATCAATCGGCTGGTTCAGGAG GTCTCAGAGACTGAAAGGGAAGACTTGGAGGAGTCTGAGAAAGTGCAGCACTGGGTGGAGCGACTGTGTCAGACTCGGTTGGAGCAGATCTCTTGTGTGGAGAATGAATCCCCAGAG CTCTCCCCGCCTCGTTCTCCTGGCTCAGAGCCAAGGGTGAAGCATTTTCCTGGTGGTTTCAACCTAGCAACCACTGATCTGGACGACATAAACCTGGACGAGGTGGACCAGAGCCTGAGGGGACCTCTTAAAAAACTAGTCCCGACTCAGCCCACCACAAATCAACCTCCACCTCCCTTGCCTCGCCCCCCACCCTCACCCAAACTGAACCCAACAATCCCTAAGTACTCCCCGCCCTTACCTAGAGTATCCCCACAGCGCCGGCCTCCTTCTTCCCCCAGTCCTAGGAARCCTCCATCCTCTCCATCCACTCTGACACACAGGGGGCGCAAGCCTCGCGCACATCCCCAACATACACAACCGCGCCGCCCGCCTCCCTCCAACTACCCTCCGCCATCTCACACGTCAAGACCCCCATCGTCCCCTCAGCCCACGCCACATCCCCATCCTccgcctccccctcctcctccgccaccacctcctcctcctccgccccCTCCCCCACAGCACTCTGAAGAACGTGAATACCGCCagcatcaccaccaccaccaccaccacttccAACATCCTCCCAGCCCTCCCGAACACAGAAGCGAGTGGGAAACAGGCGGCTACCTCCCCAGAGGGGGGATTTATGCATCCAACACCAGTGAAATGTCTCACCCCTCAAGTCCAAAG GTGATGAGAAACACCTCCCATGTCAGTCATATTTCCAGTTCAAGCAGTCAGCTG CAGCTGGCTCCCAGTCCCCCTAACCAGCGGCGTCAGATGGCTCCCGTCATGTCAAAGCCCGTCATGCTGCCGCAGTCGCAGGCCAACCGGCCAGATCCGCTCCGACCTGCTGTCCGTTCTGATGGCCTG CCTCCAGAAATGCTTAAACGGATGGTGCCTTTCAACTCGTCtttcaaatcaaacaacaaacaa ggATTTCAGAAATACGTGGACGACTTTGATCCGTACTCCATG TTTTCCTCAGACCAGATAGATGGACGAGATGTGAgattgctaaaaataaaaaag gccGGACAACTTGACATTGCTCTGGAAGGTGGAGCTGAGTCTCCTCTTGGAAAGTTGGTGGTGTCTTCAGTGTATGAAGGCGGTGCAGCCGATAAGCACG gAGGGATCGTTCCCGGTGACGAACTCATGGCTGTCAATGGGAAGATCCTGATTGATGCTAGTTTAGAAGAGGGACAAAACTCTCTGGCTCGGGCCTGGAACAGTGGAGGG GACTGGATTGATGTGGTGATTGCTGTGTCCCCTCCAAAGGATTATGAAGATGAAgt CCCTAAGTCAGCATCAGTCAGTCCCACTGTGAACAGAAAGGTGTTTGAAGGCAGTGCAACACTTTACAGACATGGCTATCAGCTTCAGCACTAG